GTTCGGAATCACGCGGACGGCCTCGGGGTTCTGTGTGGAGATCCCCGACCAGCCCCGGCCACGGGTGGTGGCGAGGCTGAGAGCGGAGTATGTCAGTGCTCTGCTTGAGCCATCAACTGTGAGGATCAATTGGCTTCTGAGGCTGGCTCAAACGTGTCGCCATGACCGGCCGGATTCAGAAACGCGCCCCGATCGCCGTGCCGGATCGTGGCACGAGGAACTCCGGTGCCTTCGGCAGCGAACCGTCCGCCGCCCGGGGCCCGATGAGCGGACCCGGATCGGTGCTCCGTACCGAGGCGGCGTCCCATGTCCCGCCGAGGTTCCAGGAGTTGCCGTCGGCGACGGTCTTGGCGCCGACGGCCGCCGCGCGCCGGTCCGCGACGGACAGATTGCCGGTGAGCCGGGCGGTCCCGCCCGGGACGTCGGCGTCGAAGCCCGTACCGCCGTTGCCGTACGTGGAGTTGCGGCCGAGGACGAGGGAGCCCGGGTTGCCGTTGTCGGTGAGGCCGTGCTTGGCGTTCTTGAAGGAGACGCTGCCCCGCACGGTGTGGGCCACCGCCGGGGCCGGGCTGCCGCCGCCGAGCTTGAAGCCGTTGCCGTCGCCCGCGAAGTCGGGGAAGTTCCAGCGGTTGAAGCCGTTGCCGTACGCCACCGTGTTCTCGATCGTCACGGGCGAGGCGAACTCCCAGGCGTCGAAGCCGTCGTCGACGTTGTTCCACAGCCGGGCGCCGCGCACCACGTTCCCCGTGCCGCCGCCCTCCTTGATGGCCAGGCCGTCGGCGCTCTCGCCGTTCTTGCGCGGGTCGCGGTTGCCGTGGCTGTCCAGGTCCAGGATCTGGTTGTGGCTCGAGTCGCCCTGGAGCTGGAAGCCGGACTCGTAGTTGTCGTGCGTGCGCAGCCGTGCGAAGACGTTGCCGTCGCAGCCGTCGCAGTACACCCCGTACGGGCCGTTGACGATCTCCAGGTCCGAGACGCGCCAGTACGACGCCTCCATGTGGACCGCGCGCGCGCTCGGCGCGCGGGATGCTGCCGCCGACCGGGGTGTGGCTCGCGGGCAGCCTCTCGCCGTCCAGGACGACGCGCTCGCCCGGGTGGGCCGTAAGGGTGATGGGCCGGGAGGCGGTCCCCGATGTGGTGATGGTGATGTTG
This genomic stretch from Streptomyces sp. Go-475 harbors:
- a CDS encoding right-handed parallel beta-helix repeat-containing protein; the encoded protein is MEASYWRVSDLEIVNGPYGVYCDGCDGNVFARLRTHDNYESGFQLQGDSSHNQILDLDSHGNRDPRKNGESADGLAIKEGGGTGNVVRGARLWNNVDDGFDAWEFASPVTIENTVAYGNGFNRWNFPDFAGDGNGFKLGGGSPAPAVAHTVRGSVSFKNAKHGLTDNGNPGSLVLGRNSTYGNGGTGFDADVPGGTARLTGNLSVADRRAAAVGAKTVADGNSWNLGGTWDAASVRSTDPGPLIGPRAADGSLPKAPEFLVPRSGTAIGARF